The region GGCTGAAGATGAACGTGATCGCGGGCAGCAGGCTCTCGGCGTCGAGCCGTTCGATGACCTCGGGGCGGCCCGGTGTCCAGATGCGTGAGCGCTGCCGGCGCTCGCGCTCGCGGTCGGCCTCGCGCATGGCGCGGCCGCGTCTGCGGTCCTGGAACGACGGACGGCTGGCCTCCATCCGGGCCAGGCGGGTGAGGTCGGGGTTGACCGCCTTCTTGTTGCCCTCACCCTCCTCGAAGAGGTCGTACATCCGGCGCCCGGCCAGCACGTGCTGGAACAGCGGGACGGGCCGGTGCTCGGAGACGATCACCTCGGTGTGGCCGCGCACGGTGTCCAGCCAGTCGCCGAACTCCTCCGCGTTCGACACGGTCGCCGAGAGTGACACCAGGGTCACCGACTCGGGGAGGTGGATGATCACTTCCTCCCAGACGGCGCCACGGAAGCGGTCGGACAGGTAGTGCACCTCGTCCATGACCACATAGCCGAGGCCGAGGAGGGTCTGGGAGCCCGCGTACAGCATGTTGCGCAGCACCTCGGTGGTCATGACGACCACCGGGGCATCGGAGTTGACGCTGTTGTCGCCGGTGAGCAGGCCGACCTTGTCCGCGCCGTAACGGCGGCACAGATCGGCGTACTTCTGGTTCGAGAGCGCCTTGATCGGCGTGGTGTAGAAGCACTTCTTGCCCTGCTGGAGGGCGAGGTGGACGGCGAACTCGCCGACAACCGTCTTGCCCGAGCCGGTGGGCGCGGCCACGAGCACACCCTTGCCCGCTTCGAGCGCCTGGCAGGCCTCGATCTGGTAGGGGTCGAGGCCGAAGTCGTACATCTCGCGGAAGGAGGCGAGCGCGGTGGCCTGCTCGACAGCGCGCTTCCGTGCTGCCGCATACCGCTCGGCCGGTGAGAGGTCCTCTGTCATCGTGCTTTCGAGACTACCGGCAGCCACTGACAACATGACGATCAATATCCGGATCTGTTTATCTCAAACCCCGGATTCCCGCAGCTCAGGGAATTGCCACGCGCACCGCAGCGGGCACGCACTCCGCCGTGAGCGGCAGCGGCCCCAGCGGCTCCCCGTCCGCGTACGCGGTGACACCCTCTGCGACGAGCTCGACCTTGGCGGCCCGGTACACGGTGACGACGGGGTGGTCGAGGTGGGTGCCCCGGTAGACCCTGGGGAACACCTTGAGCAGGGTCGTACGGCTGCACTCCCCGACGACCGTGACGTCGAACAGCCCGTCCTCCAGGTCGGCGTCCGCGCAGATCCTCATCCCGCCGCCATACGACGATCCGTTGCCGACCGCCACGAGGGTTGCCCCGATCTCCCGGACCTCACCGTCGTCCAGGGTGATCCGGTACGGGAGGGGCCTGAGGGCGGCCAGTTCGGCGAGCATGGCGAGGTCGTACTTGAAGCGGCCGACCGGCCACCGCATGCGATTGCCGCGATCGTTGACCCGGGAGTCGAAGCCGGAGGCGAGGACGGTGGCGAACCAGGTGCCGTTCACCCGGCCCAGGTCGATGTCGCGCAGCCGCGCTCCCTTGAGGGACTCGGCGATCAGCCGTCCCGCGGCCGCCGGGTCGCGCACCGGAAGTCCGAGGGCGCGGGCGAAGTCGTTCCCGGTGCCGGCGGCGACCAGGCCGAGCGGGGTGCGGGTGCCGGCGACGGCCTGGAGGGCGAGGTTCGCCATGCCGTCGCCCCCGACGGCTATCAGGGCGCCGGTGCCGCCCTCGACGGCCGCACGCGCGCGTGTGAGGGCGTCCTCGGCGTTCTCCCCGAGGACCGTACGGACGGAGAATCCCGCCGCCCGCAAGGCGAAAGCGGCCGGCTGCGCCGCGTGGGCGCCCCGGCCGCGTCCCGCGGTGGGGTTGACGAAAAGGGTGATCTCGCTGGTCACGGCCCTGACCCTACGAGATCCCGGGGCTTCGTCAGGTCACGTCGTCATAACCGTTGACCCGGTCCGTGCTCGACTGCCCGGGCAGCGCGCGACTGGACGACACGCTCTCGACCTCGCCGATGTCCTCGGGCGTGAGGTCCAGGTCGGAGGCCTCGTCGTCCGCCGGACCCTCGGCCTCGCGGCGCCGCTTGCGCCGGTCGTTCATCAGCGAGAAGACGACGGCGCCGAAGTACAGGACCCAGATCGGTACCGCGAGCGCCAGCATCGTCAGCGGGTCGGTGCTCGGCGTGGCGACGGCCGCGAAGACCGTGATGCCCATGATCATGGCGCGCCACCAGCCGAGCATGCGCTTGCCGGTCAGGATGCCGGTGAGGTTGAGCATGACCAGCAGCAGCGGCAGCTCGAAGGAGAGGCCGAAGACGACCACCATGCGCGTGACGAGGTCGAGCAGATCGTCCAGCGGCAGCAGGTTGTTCACACCGTCCGGCGTGAAGTCGATCAGCACCTTCGCGGTGGTGGGCAGCACCTTGTAGGCGAAGAAACCACCGGCGAAGAAGAGCGGAACGCCCGTCCCGACGAACGCGTACGCGTACTTCTTCTCGTTCTGGTGCAGACCGGGCGCGACGAACGCCCACAGTTGGTAGAGCCACACCGGCGAGGCGAGCGCGACGCCGGCCATCAACGAGACCTTCAACGCCAGGGTGAACGGGGCGAGCAGACCGTTGATCGTGATCTGCGCGCACTGCCCGCCCTTGGGCATCTTCGCCAGCTCGGCGAAGTCCGACGGACACCCGACCGAGTCCAGCACCGGCTTGGTGAAGAAGTTGATGATGTCGTTGTAGTAGAAGGCGGCCACGACCGTGACGATGACGATGGCCAGCATCGCCTTCGCGAGCCGGTTGCGGAGCTCACGAAGGTGCTCCGCGAGGGGCATCCGTCCCTCGGGATCCTTCTCCTTCTTGCGGGCAGACTTGGGCAACCCACGTCCTCATCTCGTGCGGTGGACCGGAGGCGTCCGGCCCTGCGTCAGCGCTTGGTCGTGTCCGTCGGCTCGGTGACCGGGCGGGAGCTGGTCACATCGCCGGGCGCGGCCTGGATCGTGCGCTGAGCCGGGGTCTGCTCGTCGGTGCTGGGCGGACCGGCCGGGGCGGGGGTGCTGCCCTCGTCCTTCATCGCCTTGGCCTCGCTCTTCAGGATGCGCGCGGACTTGCCGAGGGAGCGCGCCATGTCCGGAAGCTTCTTCGCGCCGAACAGCAGGATGATGACGACGAGGATGAGAATGATCTCGGGAGCGCCGAGCCTTCCGAACATAAGTCTTTACCTTCTCACCGAGGCGGCTGGGTCGGGGTGCTGTCCGATCGGTCGGACATGTGTCCGACCGATCGTGATGGCAGCGATCGTAACGCTCAGGGGTGAACGCGGGGCAATCCCTGTGCGTACTCCCAGTTCGCGGCCCGCGCCTCGTTCTCCGGACCACGATCAGAAGCGTACCCGCCCTCACTGGCAAGTCGACAGGCTCAAACGCCTCATTGCGTATACCTCGACGGACTCATACCAGGATCCCCGGAAGGTCATACGGCATCCACAGAGCGCGCGACCCCGACGGCCGCCCGCTCCAGGTCGTCGGCCGCCTGGTTGATCCGGCGCGCGGAGTCCGTCACCTGCTTCCCCAGACGTTCCGCTTCCACGAAGACACGGACAGCGAGGACGCCGAGAACGGCGATTCCAAGAAAACCCACAGCGATCGCGAACATCGGCCAGAACATGAGGTCGAGCCTAAGTCGTGGAGTGCAGGCGGAGTGTGCGCACCCCGCCACCGGTGAGGAGTTCGACGATGCGCTCGCCCGCGGGCTTGCGGACGGACGAGCCGCACTCGGTGCAGGTGAAGGAGTAGAACGTGGTGCGGCTGGTGGCGCCGATGGCCAGCAGCAGGGCGTTCGCCCTGAGCTCCAGAGCGGCCCGGCAGTCGGGGCAGCCGGCCTTGAACAGCACGTCGGCGACTCTGCGCATACCGGCGAACGCGGTGACGACCGTCATCTCCGCCGCGCCCGAGGACACACCGGCGCGCTCCGCGCCGCCCGCCTTCACCGACCCGCCGGCCCTCCGCGAGGTACCGGCATTCCCTGACGCGCCCGACATCGCCGACGTGGTCAAAGCCCCTGCTCCTGCCTGTCGTACGGTCCGTCCTGATCTCCCTCGAGCCCGTCGTAGGCCGCGAGTGCCTCCCGAGCCGCCTCACGGGCGCTGTCCGCCAGCTCCGGCGGCGACACGATCCGGCCGTCCCGGCCCAGGCGCAGCGCCAGCCGTCGCAGCGACGCGGGGTCGGGGGTCCGCAAGGTGATACGCAGCCCGCCCTCCGACAGCTCATCCGCACTGTCGTGCGGGTAGTACTCCGCGACCCAGCGCCCGCCCGGCCCGACCTCGACGACCACCTCGGGATCCTCGGCCGCTGGCTGCACCAGCCCCTCGGAGAGGTCCCGCAGCTCGATCTCGGGCGGCGAGGACGGCTCGTCGAGGATGCGGATCTCGGCGACCCGGTCGAGCCTGAAGGTGCGGCGCGCCTCGGAGCGGCGGCACCAGGCCTCCACGTACGTGTGCCCGACGCTGACCAGGCGGATCGGGTCGATCTCGCGCTCGGTGAGCTCGTCACGCGAGGGCGAGTAGTAGCGGATCCACAGCCGGCGCCGCTCGGAGATCGCCCGGTCGACGTCCGCGAAGACCCCGCCCTCGGACTCGAAGGTCACCGAGAGGCGGGAGCTGGCGCCCGCCGCCTCGCCCGAGGCGGCCTCCACCTTGGCGGTGGCGCGCAGCAGCGCCTGCCGGTCACCCTCGCGCAGCCCGGGCAGCGTGGACACCGCGCGGGCGGCCACCAGCAGCGCGGTCGCCTCGTCCGCGGCGATACGGAGGGGTTCGGCGACGAGGTCGGGGTTGTGCCACCAGATGCGGTCGCCGTCGGTGTCGATGTCGAGGAGGTCACCGCCGCGGAAGCTGGTCCCGCACAGCGGCAGCACGTCGAGGTCGGAGATCAGCTCGTCCTCGGTGATCCCGAAGGCCCGGGCGACATCACTGACGTGCGCGCCAGGGCGCTCACGCAGATAGGTCACCAGGGACAGCATCCGCCGGGTCTGGTCGATCGCGTTCGTGGGCCTGGCCGGTTTTCCTGCCACGTTCTCTACGTTCCCCCTCAGCCCTTGGCCACGGCGCGCAGCCGGTCCACTACATCGGCCCGCAGCTCGGCGGGCTCCAGAACCACCACGTCGGGCCCGAACTCGACGAGCCAGGCGTCCAGGCCGTGCCCGTACGGAATCTCCAACTCGTCCCAGCCGTCGCCGAGTTCCCGTACGGAGACCGCTTTGGCCCGCAGCGGGTAGCCGGAGCCGGTGCGCAGCCGGATCAGCGCGGAGCGGTCGGCGATCTCACCCGCCCAGCTCGCCACGGTCTCCCGCACGGTGACGACGTCGGGCACCTCGGCGGTGTAGCGCCCGGCGCGGGAGCGGACCCTGCCGGTGATCCGCGAGAGCCTGAAGACGCGCTCGGCGCCGCGGTCGCGGTCCCAGCCCGCCAGGTACCAGTGGCCGCGCCAGCACTCCAGCGCCCACGGCTCGACCTGCCGGGTCTCGGGGTGGGCGGCGGTGGCCTTGCGGTAGTCGAAGACGACCGGACGGCGGTCGCGGCAGGCCAGCATCAGCGGCTCGAAGGCCGCCTCGTGCACGGGGATGTGCGGTTCGAGGGCGCCATGCGCCTCGTAGGGGTCGAAGTCCTCGGCCAGCCCGGCGGCGCGCAGCTTCTGCAACGCACCGCTCGCCGCGCCGGCCAGCCGGGCCTGCTGCCAGACCTTGGCGGCGAGGCCGAGGGCGGCGGCCTCCTCGGCGTCGAGGGTGATGGGCGGCAGGCGGTTGCTGTCGCGGCGGGCGAGATAGCCGACCTCGCCGTCGAGGTTCTCCACCGTCTCGATGACCAGGCCCAGCTCGCGCAGATCGTCCTTGTCGCGCTCGAACATCCGGTTGAAGGAGTCGTCCGACCCGGCTTCCAGATAGGCCTCGATGGACTCGCGGAGTTCGCGCTTGCTGAGCGGCCGCCGCGTCCCGAGCAGACACAGCGCGAGGTTCATCAGCCGCTCGGCCTTGGCAATGGCCATCGACGCCCTTCCTATGGTGCTTCCGACCGACGACCGTACCGCTCCGGAGTGCCCCGGCAAAAGCCGAGGGCCCATGCCCGGACAGGCATGGGCCCCTGGTGATCGGCTTCGGACGAATCCCGATCACAGAGCGTACGAAGATCGGGCGGGAACCCGGCCTTCATGGTGATCGGATCAAGACCCGATCCCGCTGTGGATCAGACCGCGACCAGGTCGCAGACGAAGATCAGCGTCTCGCCGGGGCCGATGCGGCCGCCGGCGCCACGGTCGCCGTACGCGAGGTGCGCCGGGATGACCAGCTGGCGACGGCCGCCGACCTTCATGCCCTGCACACCCTGGTCCCAGCCGCTGATGACCTGACCGACACCGAGCTGGAACTCCAGCGGGGCGCCGCGGTTCCAGGAGGCGTCGAACTCCTCGCCGGTGGAGAAGGCAACGCCCACGTAGTGGACCTTGACGAAGTCGCCGGCCTTGGCGACCTCGCCTTCGCCCTCCCAGATGTCCTTGATCTCGAGGTCCGCCGGGGGCTCGCCGCCCGGGAAGTCGATCTCGGGCTTCTCGATGCTCACGTCTCTAGCTCCTGCTTGTTCGCGTAAAGGCCTTAAAGCAACACCGACAGTCTCACATCCCGCAACGCGTTACATCTTGGCCAGGATGTCCACCGAGAACACCAGGGTGGAGTCCTTCTTGATGCCACTGCCGCTCGGCGGGTTGTTGCCGTAGCCCAGCGCCGGCGGAATGACGATGAGGACGCGGCTGCCCACCTTCTTGCCGGTCAGGCCCTGCGCCCAGCCCTTGACGACCTGCTGCAGCGAGAACTGCGCCAGCCGGCCGCTGCTGTACGTCGAGTCGAACTCCTTGCCGGTGTCCCAGAGCACGCCCTTGTACTGCACCAGGACACTGCTGTCCGCCTTGACCTCGTCGCCGTCGCCCTCGAGGACGTAGTTCGCCACGAGCTTCGTCGGGGCCGTGGCCTTCGGCACGTCGATGGAGGGGGCCTTGCCGTCGGTGTTGGTGCCGACCTTCGGGAGGGCGGCGTCACTCTGCGCGACCTCCTTGCCCTGGGCGGAGCTCTGCGCGTTGAAGGTGTTCTCGATGTCGACGACGAACACCAGCGTGTCGGTGCCCTTGATGCCCGCCTGCGCGTTGCCCTGCGTGCCGTAGCCCCAGGTGGGCGGCACGGACATCTCGACGCGGCTGCCGACCTTCTTGCCCACCAGGCCATAGCGCCAGCCGTCGATGATGCCGCCCTGCGCGAGCTGGATGACCAGCGGCGTCTTACGGTCGTAGGAGTTGTCGAAGACTTTGGCGGTGTCCCAGACCTGGCCGAGGTAGTTGGCCTGGATGTAGTCGTTCTCCGCGACCGTCTTGCCGCCGCCCGCGATGGCCGTCCTGACCGCCAGATCCTTCGACGGGGCGCCGCTGCCCTTGGCCACGGTCGGCTTCTCACCGAACTTCGTCCCGGCCGTGATCGCCGGCAGCGGACCGTCGACGATCTTCGGCGGCGGCGCCGCGGAGGCGGACGCGGCGGCCGACGGGGACGGGCTACTGGTGCTGGACTTGGCCTTGTCCGACTTGTCGTCACCGCATCCGGCGAGCGTGACCAGTCCGGCGGGTACGGCAATCATGAGGGAGCGTCGGCGCACGGTGAGGGCCTCGTATCGATCGATCTTGGTTGATGGCGTGCGCGCAACTCTACGACGTGAGAAGGGCGCCGTACGGAAAACGTACGGCGCCCCGCGTTGCGTTCCGCCCTCACACCCGGACTCAGCGCTCACATTCCCGCGATCAGCTTCTCCACCCGGTCGTCGACCGAACGGAACGGGTCCTTGCACAACACCGTGCGTTGTGCCTGGTCGTTGAGCTTGAGGTGGACCCAGTCGACGGTGAAATCGCGGCGCTGCTCCTGAGCCCGGCGGATGAAGTCGCCGCGCAGCCGGGCCCGAGTGGTCTGCGGCGGCACGGACTTGCCTTCGAAGATCTTCAAATCGTTGCAGATCCGGGTGGCTTGTCCCTTCCTCTCCAGCAGGTAGTACAGACCACGACGCCGGTGGATGTCGTGATATGCGAGGTCTATCTGCGCGACCCGGGGATGCGACATCGTCATGTTGTGCTTGGCCCGGTACCGCTCGATGAGCTTGTACTTCATCACCCAGTCGATTTCGGTACCGATCCGGTCGAGGTCCTCGGCCTCGATCGCGTCGAGCGTGCGGCCCCACAGTTCGAGCACCTGCTCGACCGTGCCGGTGCGGATGCCGCGGCGCTCGCAGAAGTCCACGGCCTTCTCGAAGTACTCCCGCTGCACTTCCAGCGCGGAGGCCTCCCGGCCGCTGGCCAGACGCACCTTGCGCCGGCCCGTGATGTCGTGACTGACCTCGCGGATCGCCCGAATGGGGTTCTCCAGGGTGAGGTCGCGCATGACCGTACCGGCCTCGATCATGCGCAGTACCAGGTCGGTGGCGCCGACCTTGAGGAGCATCGTCGTCTCGGACATGTTCGAGTCACCGACGATGACGTGCAGCCGCCGGTAGCGCTCGGCGTCTGCGTGCGGTTCGTCGCGGGTGTTGATGATCGGCCGGGAGCGGGTCGTCGCCGAGCTGACGCCCTCCCAGATGTGCTCGGCGCGCTGGCTCACGCAGTACACGGCGCCGCGCGGAGTCTGCAGCACCTTGCCGGCACCGCACAGCAGCTGCCGGGTGACCAGGAAGGGAATGAGAATGTCCGCGAGCCGGGAGAACTCCCCGTGCCGGGCCACCAGATAGTTCTCGTGGCACCCGTAGGAGTTGCCCGCCGAGTCGGTGTTGTTCTTGAACAGATAGACGTCGCCCGCGATTCCTTCCTCGTGCAGGCGTCGTTCGGCGTCGACCAGGAGTCCTTCGAGAATGCGCTCGCCGGCCTTGTCGTGGGTGACGAGTTCCGTCACGTTGTCACATTCGGGTGTCGCGTATTCCGGATGTGATCCCACGTCGAGATAGAGGCGGGCACCGTTCCGCAGAAAGACATTGCTGCTGCGGCCCCATGACACGACACGGCGGAAGAGGTACCGCGCCACCTCGTCGGGAGACAGGCGGCGCTGTCCCCTGAACGTACACGTGACGCCGTACTCGTTCTCCAGCCCGAAAATGCGGCGGTCCATGACTGAACATTACGCCCGATCCCCCGAGCTGAAACGGGGTTCGACGGCACGGTTTGGATCATTTTCCGATGAGACCGCAACGACCGCACCGTCCCCGGTAGCTGCGAGGACCCGCCCCGTGGCGAGCAGAACCACCAGCGCGGCGGCACCCGCGGCACCCGGCAGGGCGAAGCCCCACACGGCCCCGCCCCACTCGACGACCGGGCCCGCGAGGCCCGTTCCGACCGACGCGCCCACGGTGAACGTCGTCACAAGCCAGGAGAACGCCTCGGTGACGGTGCCCCTCGGCGCGTGCCGGTCGACGATGATGAAGGCGCAGGCGATGCAGGGCGCCAGGAAGACCCCGGCGAGGGCCGCGAGGGCCGTCATGGCGACCGCGCCCGGCATCAGCACGAGTGGCAGATAACACACCGCCAGAAGGGCGACCAGCACCCGCAGTCGCCGCTCGGGCGCGCTGCTCCACTGCCGCGCCCCGTACGCCGTCCCACCGGCGAGGGCCCCGAGCCCCACGGCCGCCATCAGCCAGCCGTACACCGCGTCGCCGCCGTGGTCGTCGGCGTACGACACCGCGGCGACCGTGATCGAGCCGAGCGCGATCCCCACGAACAGGAACGCGCCGAGCAGGGCCAGCAGCCCGGGTGAGCGCAACGCGCCGAGCCAGTGCGCCTCGCGCGGTGCCGAACGCCACGCGCGCGAGGGTGGCGAGAGGACCACGGAGAGGGCGCCCAGCACCCCGACGACGTTCAGGATCAGCAGCGCAGCCCGGGCGGACCAGAGCGAGGCACACAGGGTCAGCAGCAACGGTCCGACGGTGAACATGACTTCCTGCGCCACGGCGTCCATCGCGTACGCGGTGTGCACCTGCTCCTCCCGGCGCAGCACGGAGGGCCACAACGCCCGCAGACCGCCCTCCAGGGGCGGCGTGAAGAGCCCGGCGACGACCATCGCCAGATACGCCACCGGCAGCGGGTCGGTGCCCGAGAAGGCGAAGACGGCCATCCCGAGGGCCGAGACGAGCGCGGCCGGCAACTGGACGCGCGGCTGCCCGTACAGATCCACGAGCCGCCCGAGCAGCGGCTGTCCCACGGCATTGCCCACCCCGTACACGGCCGCGAGCGCACCGGCCAGGCTGTACGTCCCGCCCTCCGCCCGGACGAAGAGCACGACGGCGATGGCGGCGGTGGCGTTGGGCAGCCGCCCGGTGAGCGTGCCGGCGAGCAGCCGTGCGGCGTGCTTCGCCCTGAGGATCTCCAGGTATCCCGCGGCCATGTCATGCCCTTCCGGTAACGCGTGACGCCCGATGGTCATGCACACGAGGTTTTACGTATAACGCCCTGTGTCATACGTACCATGTGCCCAGTCCGCGAGTCCAGACGAAGGAGCAGGTCGCCGGTGGCACGAGGTAACACCCGCCCGACGAGCCGTGACGTCGCCCAGGCCGCCGGGGTGTCCCAGGCCGCGGTCTCCCTGGTGCTGGGCGACAAGTGGCGCGGCCGGGTCGCCGAGACGACCGCGGAACGCGTCCGCGAGGCCGCCCAGGAGCTCGGGTACCGCCCGAACCTGGCCGCCCGCAACCTCCGCCTGGGCCGCACCCGTACGGTCCTCCTGGTGGTCCCGGCGCTGACCACCGAGTTCTTCGCCGGGGTCTACACCGGCGCGGCCCGCGTCGCGGCGGAACACGGCTTCGGCGTGGTCCTGTACCCCTCCCCCGAGGGCATCGGCCCCGCCCGTGACCCGTTCGGCTCCGCGGCGGCCGCCCTGGACGGCGTCATCGCCTCCTCCATGGCCGCGGACGCCCTCACCGCCATCCGGGGCGACCAGCTCCCCCTGGTGATGCTCGACAGCGACCCTGAGGGCAGCCTGGGCGCGGCGACCGTCAACCTCGACATCAAGGACGGCGTACGACAGGTGGCCGAGCACCTCCTGTCCCTGGGCCACCGCCGCTTCCTCCATCTGGCGGCGGACATCCCGTCCTGGACCTTCGAGGTACGCGCCCGGGAACTGGCCAAACGCCTGTCCGAGGTCCCCGGCACGGACCTCCGCACGACCCGGGCCCCGATCTCCATCGAGGACGCGGTGGCCGCCGCGGGATCGGCCCTGGCCGCCCCCGGCCCCCGCCCCACCGCCCTGGTCTGCGACGACGACAAACTGGCGGCAGGCGCCTACAAGGCGGCTCGCCGCCTGGGCCTGCGCATCCCCGAGGACCTCTCCGTCACGGGCCTGGACGACCTGGCCCTGGCCCAGGCCATCGACCCGGAGCTCACCACCGTCCGCCTGGACGCGGAACGCTTCGGCGAACGCGGCATGGAAGCCCTCCTGGCCGTCCTGGACGGCCGAACACCCCCCGTGGGCGACATCCCGGTGCAACTGGTCGTACGAGGCTCCACGGCCCCACCAGGCTCCCCGCAGACCGCACGCCCCACGCAGTAGACCGCACGCCCCACGCACCCGCACCCGCACCCGCACCCGCACCCGCCGACACACGAAAGGGGCCGTGCCGGAACATCAAAGCCCGTCGCTCACGTCCGGATCTGGAAACGGCTCCCCACGGGGCGACCTCTGATCCGGCGGCGACGGGCTGATGTACCTACACGGCCCCGCCCCACCCACCGGCACCCGGCGGGCAGGGCGAAGACCAACGGTCACTCCTCGTCTTCGGCGTCCTCGGCCTCCGTGGCGGTCTCCGCGCCGCCCTCCTCCAGCAGCCGGTCCAGCTGACGCCCGACGATCCGCCTGAACTTGCGCTGCTGCGGACGCGTACGGTCCAGGACCGCGACCTCCAGGCGCTCCGCGGGGATCTCCCGCTCGCCCCCGTTCGGCTCCCGCGACAGCGACTGCACGGCCAGCTTCAGCGCCTCCGCCAGCGACATCCCGTCCTGGTGACGCTGGTCCAGGTAACTGCTGATCTGCTCGGCATTGCCACCCACCGCGACGGATCCGTGCTCGTCCACGATGGACCCGTCGTGCGGCAGCCGATAGATCTGGTCGCCTTCGGGGGTCTCCCCCACCTCGGCGACAACGAGCTCCACCTCGTACGGCTTCTCGGCAGCCGAGGAGAAGATCGTGCCCAGCGTCTGTGCGTACACATTCGCCAGACCGCGGGCGGTCACATCATCACGGTCATAGGTGTAACCCCGCAGATCGGCATAGCGCACGCCACCGATCCGCAGATTCTCGTATTCGTTGTACTTGCCGGCGGCCGCGAAGCCGATCCGGTCGTAGATCTCGCTGAACTTGTGCAGCGCACGGGACGGGTTCTCGCCGACGAACACAATGCCGTCGGCGTACTGCAGCACAACGAGGCTGCGACCGCGGGCGATGCCCTTACGGGCGTATTCCGCCCGGTCGGCCATGGCCTGCTGGGGTGAGACATAGAACGGCGTCGACACCGGTTATCCGTCCCTTTCTGTCGAAGTCACTGGGTCACCTTGGCAAAAGGAGCCGAGCTCAGAGCAGCGCGGCCCGCGGACCGTCCGGCTGCTCCAGACGCCGCTCCAGAATCGCGCGGGCGATGTCGGAGGACTCGTCGTCGGTGAGCCTGCGGAAGCCGTCCTCGGTGATCACGGTGACGATCGGGTAGATCCGGCGGGCGACGTCGGGACCACCGGTCGCCGAGTCGTCGTCGGCCGCGTCGTACAGCGCCTGGATGACGAGGGTCGTGGCCTGCTCTTCGGTCAGGTCGTCGCGGTAGAGCTTCTTCATGGCACCGCGCGCGAAGATCGAGCCGGAGCCGGTGGAGGCGTAGCCCTGCTCCTCGGAGCGGCCGCCGGTGACGTCGTAGGAGAAGATGCGGCCCTTGTCGCGGTCCACGTCGAAACCCGCGAAGAGAGGAACCACGGCGAGGCCCTGCATGGCCATGCCGAGGTTGGAACGGATCATGGTGGAGAGCCGGTTCGCCTTGCCCTCCAGGGAGAGCGTGGTGCCCTCCACCTTCTCGAAGTGCTCCAGCTCCAGCTGGAACAGCTTGACCATCTCGACGGCCAGACCGGCCGTACCGGCGAT is a window of Streptomyces sp. NBC_00271 DNA encoding:
- a CDS encoding MFS transporter codes for the protein MAAGYLEILRAKHAARLLAGTLTGRLPNATAAIAVVLFVRAEGGTYSLAGALAAVYGVGNAVGQPLLGRLVDLYGQPRVQLPAALVSALGMAVFAFSGTDPLPVAYLAMVVAGLFTPPLEGGLRALWPSVLRREEQVHTAYAMDAVAQEVMFTVGPLLLTLCASLWSARAALLILNVVGVLGALSVVLSPPSRAWRSAPREAHWLGALRSPGLLALLGAFLFVGIALGSITVAAVSYADDHGGDAVYGWLMAAVGLGALAGGTAYGARQWSSAPERRLRVLVALLAVCYLPLVLMPGAVAMTALAALAGVFLAPCIACAFIIVDRHAPRGTVTEAFSWLVTTFTVGASVGTGLAGPVVEWGGAVWGFALPGAAGAAALVVLLATGRVLAATGDGAVVAVSSENDPNRAVEPRFSSGDRA
- a CDS encoding LacI family DNA-binding transcriptional regulator, with amino-acid sequence MARGNTRPTSRDVAQAAGVSQAAVSLVLGDKWRGRVAETTAERVREAAQELGYRPNLAARNLRLGRTRTVLLVVPALTTEFFAGVYTGAARVAAEHGFGVVLYPSPEGIGPARDPFGSAAAALDGVIASSMAADALTAIRGDQLPLVMLDSDPEGSLGAATVNLDIKDGVRQVAEHLLSLGHRRFLHLAADIPSWTFEVRARELAKRLSEVPGTDLRTTRAPISIEDAVAAAGSALAAPGPRPTALVCDDDKLAAGAYKAARRLGLRIPEDLSVTGLDDLALAQAIDPELTTVRLDAERFGERGMEALLAVLDGRTPPVGDIPVQLVVRGSTAPPGSPQTARPTQ
- the prcA gene encoding proteasome subunit alpha, with translation MSTPFYVSPQQAMADRAEYARKGIARGRSLVVLQYADGIVFVGENPSRALHKFSEIYDRIGFAAAGKYNEYENLRIGGVRYADLRGYTYDRDDVTARGLANVYAQTLGTIFSSAAEKPYEVELVVAEVGETPEGDQIYRLPHDGSIVDEHGSVAVGGNAEQISSYLDQRHQDGMSLAEALKLAVQSLSREPNGGEREIPAERLEVAVLDRTRPQQRKFRRIVGRQLDRLLEEGGAETATEAEDAEDEE
- the prcB gene encoding proteasome subunit beta, which translates into the protein MEANTRSTGRLPAAFLTPGSSSFMDFLSEHQPEMLPGKRQLPPVQGVIEAPHGTTIVAVTFPGGVVLAGDRRATMGNMIAQRDIEKVFPADEYSAVGIAGTAGLAVEMVKLFQLELEHFEKVEGTTLSLEGKANRLSTMIRSNLGMAMQGLAVVPLFAGFDVDRDKGRIFSYDVTGGRSEEQGYASTGSGSIFARGAMKKLYRDDLTEEQATTLVIQALYDAADDDSATGGPDVARRIYPIVTVITEDGFRRLTDDESSDIARAILERRLEQPDGPRAALL